From the genome of Sulfurirhabdus autotrophica, one region includes:
- a CDS encoding translational machinery protein, whose amino-acid sequence MSHFHAVVWIDHAEAHVMHISPDDVEKSVVQPANPHKHLHNKRGAVGVGHAPEDQHYYHEVVEALRGAKEVLIVGPANAKLNLIKHIHAHDPAMAENVVGVETVDHPSDAQVVAYARKYFDAADRMLP is encoded by the coding sequence ATGTCTCATTTTCACGCTGTAGTCTGGATTGATCACGCTGAAGCCCATGTTATGCATATCAGCCCGGATGATGTAGAAAAGTCGGTGGTGCAGCCGGCAAATCCACATAAGCATTTACACAATAAGCGTGGCGCAGTCGGGGTTGGCCACGCTCCTGAAGATCAGCATTATTACCACGAAGTAGTTGAAGCATTGCGTGGTGCCAAGGAGGTGCTGATTGTTGGCCCGGCCAATGCCAAACTGAATCTGATCAAACATATTCATGCCCATGATCCTGCAATGGCAGAAAATGTGGTGGGTGTGGAAACGGTGGATCACCCGTCAGATGCGCAAGTTGTGGCGTATGCCCGTAAATACTTTGATGCAGCAGATCGTATGTTGCCGTAA
- a CDS encoding ATP-binding protein, whose protein sequence is MMSLNKRMLLSASLVLAIFITLTAITLDRAFRESALSAREDRLLGQLYMLIASAEVDAQGHLTLPSTLSEPRLNLPDSGLYAYITDSSGTPIWHSPSVVSTQAPFLNKLSAGDNRFEERKNPDGHSFLVQSLGVNWSVANSRHGFTFSVSENLTEFNSLINHYRRNLWGWLAGLGFLLLLAQVAALRWGLKPLRQVTQEISAIESGQQEKLLGSYPSEIKHLSDNINSLLQHEHAQQKRYRNGLADVAHSLKTPLAVVRGALSGTEKKEAFHALLEEQISRMDNIVAYQLQRAATAGASKLSAPIHIKPIAEKIIGALSKVHFDKNISTQLIISDDLTFRGDEGDLMELLGNLIENACKWCHSQIKITGVLQDKLLVITIEDDGPGIAPSQIELILQRGVRADQSVPGHGIGLAIVRDILQAYQGEIQIGRSDLGGASISLHLPASY, encoded by the coding sequence ATGATGTCGCTTAATAAGCGCATGCTATTAAGTGCCAGTCTGGTGCTGGCTATTTTTATCACGCTCACCGCTATTACACTGGACCGGGCTTTCCGTGAAAGCGCGCTATCTGCCAGAGAAGACCGTTTACTGGGGCAGTTATATATGCTGATTGCCAGCGCCGAAGTAGATGCACAAGGCCACTTAACTTTGCCATCTACACTTTCTGAACCTCGCTTAAACCTGCCTGATTCCGGGCTATACGCTTACATCACAGATAGCAGCGGCACCCCCATATGGCATTCACCTTCTGTTGTGAGTACACAAGCGCCCTTCCTGAACAAACTATCCGCTGGCGATAATCGGTTTGAAGAACGCAAAAACCCGGATGGACATTCTTTTCTTGTTCAGAGCCTGGGTGTTAACTGGTCTGTAGCAAATAGCCGCCACGGGTTTACTTTCAGTGTCAGTGAAAATCTCACGGAATTTAATTCATTGATTAACCATTACCGCAGAAACTTGTGGGGTTGGCTGGCTGGCCTTGGGTTTTTATTACTGCTGGCTCAAGTTGCCGCCTTACGCTGGGGCTTAAAACCCCTGCGACAGGTAACGCAAGAAATATCTGCGATTGAATCTGGCCAACAGGAAAAGTTGCTGGGAAGTTACCCCAGTGAAATCAAACATCTTAGTGATAACATCAATTCCTTGCTTCAGCACGAACACGCTCAGCAAAAACGTTACCGCAATGGACTGGCTGACGTTGCCCACAGCCTCAAAACGCCTCTCGCCGTTGTGCGCGGCGCACTATCAGGCACAGAAAAAAAAGAAGCATTTCATGCCTTGCTGGAAGAGCAGATTTCCCGCATGGATAATATTGTGGCGTATCAACTGCAGCGAGCGGCAACTGCCGGCGCCTCAAAACTGTCGGCACCAATCCATATTAAGCCCATCGCAGAAAAAATCATCGGTGCGCTGAGTAAAGTCCACTTTGATAAAAATATCTCGACTCAATTGATAATTTCCGATGACCTGACCTTTCGGGGAGATGAAGGTGATTTGATGGAATTGCTGGGCAACCTGATTGAAAACGCCTGCAAATGGTGCCATAGCCAAATTAAAATCACGGGTGTTTTACAAGATAAACTACTTGTTATTACCATCGAAGATGACGGTCCGGGTATTGCACCTTCTCAAATTGAGTTGATACTGCAGCGTGGTGTTCGTGCTGACCAGTCTGTCCCCGGACACGGCATCGGCCTGGCTATTGTGCGCGATATATTGCAAGCCTATCAGGGAGAGATTCAGATTGGACGAAGTGACTTGGGTGGTGCATCCATTTCACTTCATCTGCCTGCAAGCTATTAG
- a CDS encoding response regulator transcription factor — MRVLIIEDEKNLREQLQQQLQTDGYTVDSSGDGKDGLYIASEYPIDAAIIDLGLPGLSGLEIIRQLRQQGKTLPILILTARGRWQDKVEGLEAGADDYLVKPFQMEELQARVKALLRRATGTTDNILRCGTVTLDLTSQTVTSHNTPIQLTTFEYRLLEYLMMQRGKVVPKSELADYLYPHDEDRDSNVLEVLVGRLRRKLNPEGDLAPIETLRGRGYRFTLCDAAP, encoded by the coding sequence ATGCGCGTGCTGATTATTGAAGATGAAAAAAATTTGCGTGAACAACTCCAGCAACAATTACAAACCGATGGTTACACTGTAGACAGCAGCGGTGACGGGAAAGACGGTCTGTATATTGCCAGCGAATATCCGATTGATGCTGCGATTATTGATTTAGGCCTACCGGGCTTATCCGGACTTGAGATTATCCGGCAACTCCGGCAGCAAGGCAAAACCCTGCCTATTTTGATTTTAACGGCGCGGGGCCGATGGCAGGACAAAGTGGAAGGACTGGAAGCTGGCGCTGATGACTATCTGGTGAAACCATTTCAGATGGAGGAACTGCAGGCACGTGTCAAAGCGCTGTTACGACGGGCTACAGGCACCACTGACAATATTTTACGCTGTGGTACAGTCACACTGGATTTAACATCCCAGACTGTTACTTCTCACAACACCCCCATTCAACTCACCACCTTTGAATATCGCTTGCTGGAATATTTAATGATGCAACGAGGCAAGGTGGTACCAAAAAGCGAGTTGGCGGATTATCTTTACCCCCATGATGAAGATCGCGATAGCAACGTGCTGGAAGTATTGGTTGGCAGACTTCGCCGTAAACTGAATCCGGAAGGTGACCTCGCTCCGATAGAAACGCTACGTGGTCGTGGCTACCGTTTTACTTTGTGCGACGCTGCTCCATGA
- a CDS encoding PepSY domain-containing protein, with protein sequence MKSFLLAIAALMAIQGHAFAMDTAHDHFQIARAETANQPHISLSEATQLVQNRTGGRVLAAQEIRERNAYRIKILTPQGEVRIIFVNADTGEME encoded by the coding sequence ATGAAATCGTTTTTATTGGCCATTGCCGCACTCATGGCTATTCAGGGGCATGCTTTTGCCATGGATACTGCACATGACCACTTTCAGATTGCTCGGGCAGAAACTGCAAACCAACCGCACATCAGTCTGAGTGAAGCCACACAATTGGTACAAAACCGCACGGGCGGGCGGGTGCTGGCAGCGCAAGAAATACGTGAGCGCAACGCTTATCGCATCAAAATACTGACACCGCAGGGTGAAGTGCGCATTATTTTCGTGAATGCAGATACAGGCGAGATGGAATAG
- a CDS encoding glycine zipper 2TM domain-containing protein encodes MNNSQFKRTLISLSLLAAVSTPAFAEHYDDYARVRSATPEYERVNTPRQECTNEYIPGADRRYQRSSSDRNPSYVGPLLGGVTGALIGSQIGQGRGNTAATAVAAIAGTVIGGNMQNNRRHDNDEYDDDRYRGREVSRCRTVDNWENRLTGYRVEYEYAGRTYTTVMPDEPGRKLPVRVSVVPAVGDFARNGSKW; translated from the coding sequence ATGAATAACAGCCAATTTAAAAGAACCCTGATTTCATTATCACTGCTGGCAGCGGTTTCTACCCCTGCATTCGCAGAACACTATGATGATTATGCAAGGGTGAGAAGTGCAACACCTGAATACGAAAGAGTCAACACGCCTCGTCAAGAATGTACCAATGAGTATATTCCCGGTGCTGATCGCAGATACCAGCGTTCTTCTTCTGATCGTAACCCATCTTATGTTGGCCCGTTGCTTGGTGGTGTGACAGGCGCGCTGATTGGCAGTCAGATCGGCCAGGGACGGGGTAATACTGCGGCAACTGCAGTGGCTGCGATAGCCGGTACAGTGATCGGTGGCAATATGCAGAACAACCGTCGCCACGACAATGACGAGTACGATGATGACCGTTACAGAGGACGTGAAGTGAGCCGTTGCCGCACAGTGGATAACTGGGAAAACCGCCTCACTGGCTACCGGGTTGAGTATGAATATGCTGGCCGTACTTACACAACTGTTATGCCTGATGAGCCTGGGCGCAAGCTGCCGGTTCGGGTATCTGTGGTGCCTGCCGTGGGTGACTTTGCCCGAAATGGTTCCAAATGGTAA